The Pirellulales bacterium genome segment CGGCGGCCTGGTCCTCGCTAGCGTGGGAGGAGGATTGGCTGGGCGAGGGGGAACAGGATGCGTACCGCGGCCAGCGCGGCCCGGCCAGATCCGTGGGTGTGATGAGGAGATAGAATACACCCTGCTCTTTTACCGCCAATTCCATCGGCGGCTTTGTTCCTCTCACGGAGTGATAGGAGGACACTGTAGCCCGCAGAATGTAGCCCGCACACTCCGTGTGCGGAAAAGCTAGTGGTGGCGTAGGATCATTGATGCGCGTGTTTATTTTTCAACACCCTCTCAACACGCTTGCATCCTCGTCCGCCGATGCCATCGGCGGCTTTGTTTCTCTCACGGAGTGAGAGGAGCACAATTTTCAATTACCGTACTTCAATCGCAACTCCCGTAGGACCGAGAGGATGGCCTTCGCCCGCAGGTTTTGATCGTACAGACCCAACGGTAAAATCGGCGGTCCGCTGGCCGTGGCCGCGGGCGTGTCACCGACCGGAGGTTGTGAACCGCGGATCTGTCCAGAAAAATCGAGTTTGGTCGTATCGCCCGGCGCCGGGCCGGTGGTGTCCACGCTTTTACTCGACGCGGCGGGGGCGGTTTGCGGCCCGTCCACTAGCGTGTTCCAAAACAGACCCTGCACCGCTTGTTTGCCTAAAATCACCGGCCCAACATCTTGCAGCCAGCGGCTTTGGGCTTGTTCAGGATGGGGCAGTTGGGGGGCATATTGCAAAAATAGGAGGAGCGGCAGGTTGAGCATGCTCCACAAGTCCAATTGTTGACAGATGGCCAGCGGATCGCGGGGCAAGCTTTCTCCCGTGGCAAAACCCAGGCGATATTCCAGGCCCAGGCCCGCCAGGCCCAGTTCCGCCCGGCAGAGGGCATCGACAAAATGCCAGGGGGTAAGTTCGCCGGCGGATTCGGCCAGGCATTCGCCGGTGGGCTGGTCGATGGTCAGGATGAGCGGCGTGCGGGGATCAACTTCGCGGATGGTTTCCAAGATTTTGACCGCCAGCCGCAGGCGCTGTTCATCGCTAAGCACCCAGACGGGCGTGGTGTTGATCTTGGACGCGGCGTTCCACAGTTGGACGCGGCCTTTATAACGGGTGACCACGCGACGGACAAAATCCGTTGTGACCGTGAGCAAGTTGTCAAAATCATCCTCCCACAGCGTCAACCAATCGGGAAAGGCCCCCGCCCCCCAATCTAAGATCGGCCCTAGGCAGACGCGCAAATTTTGGGATTGGCTCCAAGCCAGGCTGCGGTCGAGCGCCGTCCAAGAATACTCTCCCTCGGCGATTTCGATCTCCTTCCAACTGACGGACAGGCCAATCGTATTGCACGCCGTTTCCAGCGACGCGGGCCAACCCGTGGGAGGGGTCGCCAAGGGGACTTGCGCGCCAATCAAAACGATTTGCTTGGGCGTTTGGCGGGCGCGGGCGACCGCCGTTTGCCGGGCATAGCTTTGCGTTAGGCTGTGAATCGCCTGCAGGGACAAATCCAGGCTAAGCTGGGCAAAGGTTTTTAGCTGTTGGGGGTCTTCCTCGCTAGTCACGGCGCGGGCGAGCCATTGAATAGCCGCCTTGGTGAGCGGCTGCAGGTCGTCGGGCATGGACATGCCGGCGATCTGCCACATGGCGGTTTGATTTCGCACGCGGTTGAGCGTGCCGCGGGCCAGCTCTGTCCCCAGGTGATAGGGCGCGGCCCGTTCAATCAGCGTGCCCGTGGTCAGCGCAATCTGCCCATGCTGCGCGGTTTGCCAGGCGCAAAGCAGATGCCCGGAATCGGTTTCCCCTCGATCCAGGATTAAATACGGAGGTTCCCAGCGAACGCGCCGCAAATAGGGGAGCCCCTCGATATTTATAAACTGGGTCTTTTCCCAGGCGGGAGGGGCGTGCGCGGAATCCGCATCAACAAAAAACCGCATTTGGCCCATGTCAGCGTCAACACCTTTGACTACACCCGCGCTTGATCGCCCGTGCGGCTCGTGAAAAAAAGGGGGGCCAATCCCGGCCACCGCAAAATAGTATCATACACGGGCGTTGTTTTTTTTGCTAAGCGAAAAAATGGAGCCGGGGCGGAAATCGGGGACTCCGAGCCGCTTCTTCCGGTTATTCGGGCAAATGTGAGACCCCCTGGCCCAACAAGATGATCCCGTCTGGGACGCCCCCTTTCAGGGGGGCTTAGCCCTGCCACTGACCGATTTGTTCAAAGACAAATTCCGCCGCGGTCCGTCGGGCAATGGTGTTGGTGCCCCCGCCGGTGCCGTAGACATTGACCTGATCGTATTTATTTACCCAAGAGTAATAGCCGAAACCGCTGAATTTACCCCATTCGCCATCAACTTCAAAACTGTCGTTGTTGGGGCTGTCGTATAAATTGGCGGTATCCAGACCCCCCGTGGCGTAAGAAACCACAAAGTCAAATTTATGGGCGACATTCCAAAAGTTGTTCCCCTGGAGGGTCGCGCTGGTCGAGGTGAGCGTGAAAATGTCATTTCCCGCTGAATCAATCATATAGGCGATGTCATACCCCCCGTTGCGTCCGTCGGCGGTGACTTTGTCAAAATTGCTGGTGTAGTTATAAAATCCGTCCCCCATCAACACGGAAAAAGTGGGTAATGACGAAAACAGATCGCTCCCCGAGGAATCAATCAAGGTCGCGGTGTCGTTACCGCCATTCACACTAAATGTTTGGGTGGCGTCAAACCCGCTGGCGGTGATGCTATAGTTGGCACCGGACAGGGTGATCGCGCCTGGGTATGCCGTCAGGGTGTCATTGCCGGCGGAATCGTGCAAGTTGGCCAGATCTTTGCCCGTGCTGGCGGAAAAAGCCACCCGGCTAAATCCGTTGGTGGTGTTGGCGAATCCCGTGCCGCTGGCGGTGGCGTAGAGGGAATTGGCGTAAAACGTGTCATCGCCGCTGGAGTCAAAAAAGTTGGCCGTGTCGGTGCCGCCATTGCCGTTGGCGGTGATGGATTCCGCATTGGCCACATTTGCCGTGTAGCCGCTCCCCTGCAGGGTCGCGACCCCGGGTCGCAGGGTGACGGTGTCATTGCCGCCGGTCCCCAGCAAAATCACGGTGTCCGCACCTCCCGCCGCATCAATAGTAAAACTATTAACCTGGCTGGAATTAAAAGTGTACAGCACACCGTTCACATTTACTGCCGCAACCGTTCCCGATTGAAATAAAATCGAGTCGGCGGCGCTGGTGCCAACCACATTTAGGGTACTACCGGATTGGCTGACCAAATTTGTCAGTCGCAAGGTCAAGTTAGCCGCGGTACCCGACAACCGTACGTAATATTGTTGTCCCGCCTGCGCCGTAAAATCCCAGCGATCCGTGACCGCGGCGTTATTGTCGGCGATCGAACGCGTTTGCAAGAGCTGCCCGCTGGCGGAGTAATAGTTGATTTGCAAATTTGTCCCCGCCGCGGCCAGGGCTTCGGCGGTAAAAATCCCTCCGCGGGAGGTGGTTAGGCCGTACCAAGCCTCGCCGTTGACATTGATGCCAGTTTGA includes the following:
- a CDS encoding endo-1,4-beta-xylanase; translation: MRFFVDADSAHAPPAWEKTQFINIEGLPYLRRVRWEPPYLILDRGETDSGHLLCAWQTAQHGQIALTTGTLIERAAPYHLGTELARGTLNRVRNQTAMWQIAGMSMPDDLQPLTKAAIQWLARAVTSEEDPQQLKTFAQLSLDLSLQAIHSLTQSYARQTAVARARQTPKQIVLIGAQVPLATPPTGWPASLETACNTIGLSVSWKEIEIAEGEYSWTALDRSLAWSQSQNLRVCLGPILDWGAGAFPDWLTLWEDDFDNLLTVTTDFVRRVVTRYKGRVQLWNAASKINTTPVWVLSDEQRLRLAVKILETIREVDPRTPLILTIDQPTGECLAESAGELTPWHFVDALCRAELGLAGLGLEYRLGFATGESLPRDPLAICQQLDLWSMLNLPLLLFLQYAPQLPHPEQAQSRWLQDVGPVILGKQAVQGLFWNTLVDGPQTAPAASSKSVDTTGPAPGDTTKLDFSGQIRGSQPPVGDTPAATASGPPILPLGLYDQNLRAKAILSVLRELRLKYGN